One part of the Halobacteria archaeon AArc-dxtr1 genome encodes these proteins:
- a CDS encoding 50S ribosomal protein L11 encodes MAGTIEVLVPGGQANPGPPLGPELGPTPVDVQAVVSDINDQTAAFDGTEVPVTVEYEDDGSFSIDVGVPPTAALVKDEAGFDTGSGVPQEEFVADLSIDQVKTIAEQKHPDLLAYDTKNAAKEVVGTCASMGVTIEGVDAREFKQKVDDGEFDDALVE; translated from the coding sequence ATGGCTGGAACCATCGAAGTGCTCGTTCCGGGTGGCCAGGCCAACCCTGGCCCACCGCTCGGTCCCGAGCTCGGACCGACGCCCGTCGACGTACAGGCGGTCGTCAGCGACATCAACGACCAGACGGCAGCGTTCGACGGCACCGAAGTGCCCGTAACCGTCGAGTACGAGGACGACGGCTCGTTCTCGATCGACGTCGGCGTCCCGCCGACGGCCGCCCTCGTCAAAGACGAGGCCGGTTTCGATACCGGCTCCGGTGTCCCACAGGAGGAGTTCGTCGCAGACCTCTCGATCGATCAGGTCAAAACGATCGCCGAGCAGAAACACCCCGACCTGCTCGCCTACGATACGAAAAACGCCGCCAAGGAAGTCGTCGGTACCTGCGCCTCGATGGGTGTCACCATCGAGGGCGTCGACGCGCGAGAGTTCAAGCAGAAAGTCGACGACGGCGAGTTCGACGACGCGCTCGTCGAGTAA
- a CDS encoding methyltransferase, with protein sequence MTDSMQRYLTAKRTVDDRALNRRVWEAFVDVLDERARERGDEPVRILELGAGTGTMIARLAAWDALPSGTVRYRAIDRDAASIDHAHEALPAWLESAGYAVEETTAGFAALNTCDGEEVDDDRQPTRLEISLEVADAFTVDATADAVVAAAVLDIVDLDRALSAIRDVLVPGGALYAPVTFDGETGFSPSHPADDRITRLYHRHMDEIRDEPGGSRAGRTLLTALPAAGVDVRAAGGSDWIVRPNSEGGYPADEAAFLEALLSTIDGALAEYPPETLDPADRREWRETRREQLERGELVLVAHHLDVLGLAPDPSQ encoded by the coding sequence GTGACCGACTCGATGCAGCGGTACTTGACCGCGAAACGGACCGTTGACGACCGAGCGCTGAACCGGCGCGTCTGGGAGGCGTTTGTGGACGTACTCGACGAGCGGGCGCGCGAACGCGGTGACGAGCCGGTTCGAATCCTCGAACTCGGGGCCGGGACCGGGACGATGATCGCCCGGCTCGCAGCGTGGGACGCGCTCCCGTCGGGAACCGTTCGGTATCGAGCGATCGACCGCGACGCAGCGAGTATCGATCACGCGCACGAAGCGCTTCCAGCGTGGCTCGAGTCAGCCGGGTACGCCGTCGAGGAAACCACAGCAGGGTTCGCGGCACTCAACACGTGCGACGGCGAGGAGGTGGATGATGACCGCCAGCCGACCCGCCTCGAGATCTCGCTCGAGGTCGCCGACGCCTTCACAGTCGACGCGACAGCAGACGCCGTGGTGGCTGCCGCTGTCCTCGATATCGTCGACCTGGACCGCGCGCTGTCGGCGATTCGGGACGTCCTCGTTCCCGGCGGCGCCCTCTACGCGCCGGTTACGTTCGACGGCGAGACGGGATTCTCGCCCTCTCACCCCGCCGACGATCGGATCACCAGGCTCTACCACCGACACATGGACGAGATCCGGGACGAGCCGGGCGGGAGCCGGGCTGGTCGAACACTACTGACCGCGCTGCCGGCTGCCGGCGTCGACGTTCGGGCCGCCGGCGGGTCAGACTGGATCGTCCGCCCGAATAGCGAGGGCGGGTATCCGGCCGACGAGGCCGCCTTCCTCGAGGCGCTGCTCTCGACGATAGACGGGGCACTGGCGGAGTATCCGCCCGAAACACTCGATCCGGCCGATCGGCGGGAGTGGCGAGAGACGAGACGGGAACAGCTCGAACGGGGCGAACTGGTGCTCGTCGCCCACCACCTCGACGTGCTCGGGCTCGCTCCCGATCCGTCACAGTAG
- a CDS encoding CBS domain-containing protein, with protein MADSNRTTVEDVMSTPLETISKDATVMEATQQMRAKDINALVVPTSPRAIISSTDVLDAVAEGRDVTELRVADVMTTDVETATPDLYMEEVAAMMTTYGIKHLPVVDDDYVGMVSSTDVTAHRS; from the coding sequence ATGGCAGACTCCAACCGGACGACCGTCGAAGACGTGATGTCCACACCGCTGGAAACGATTTCGAAGGATGCGACGGTAATGGAAGCCACGCAGCAGATGCGGGCGAAAGATATCAACGCGCTGGTCGTCCCGACCTCGCCGCGCGCGATCATCAGTAGTACGGACGTTTTAGACGCCGTCGCGGAAGGGCGCGACGTCACCGAACTCCGGGTCGCCGACGTGATGACGACCGACGTCGAGACTGCCACTCCGGATCTGTACATGGAAGAGGTCGCGGCGATGATGACCACCTACGGCATCAAACACCTCCCGGTTGTCGACGATGATTACGTCGGGATGGTGTCCTCGACCGACGTCACCGCTCACCGATCGTAG